In a genomic window of Mycolicibacterium neoaurum VKM Ac-1815D:
- a CDS encoding MetQ/NlpA family ABC transporter substrate-binding protein, which produces MSIDQSESAAADSHGFTLQSRRKWPYIAGAVVAIIAVAVYFIAFRGGNATSANETAGATLEVVYLDSNPAEKRIIEYIGEQIAPDYGVKVAAVGLGDSTQINSAINDGRYAGTIFQHRHWLQQVLDANPTFKEEAGTGPFFHWVFGIWSDKYKSVDDLPDGASVSLLADPANNSQGIWYLAQAGLITIRPDADITALTQKDIIANPKNLKFTLLDFGAQPRALADLDAIVGYAESFLAAGVSEDKLIFAPKSPDEFASVLTVGSNYVDTENIQNLIKAFKDPRVQTFIADDPEVKKLALPGAPG; this is translated from the coding sequence ATGAGCATCGACCAGTCCGAAAGCGCCGCAGCGGATTCGCACGGCTTCACCCTGCAGTCCCGTCGCAAGTGGCCTTACATTGCGGGGGCCGTCGTCGCGATCATCGCGGTGGCGGTCTACTTCATCGCGTTCCGCGGTGGCAATGCGACGTCGGCGAACGAGACGGCCGGCGCCACATTGGAGGTCGTGTACCTGGATTCCAACCCGGCGGAGAAGCGCATCATCGAGTACATCGGTGAACAGATCGCCCCCGACTACGGGGTGAAGGTCGCCGCCGTCGGGTTGGGGGACAGCACGCAGATCAACAGCGCCATCAACGACGGTCGCTACGCGGGCACCATCTTCCAGCATCGGCACTGGTTGCAGCAGGTGCTAGATGCCAACCCCACCTTCAAGGAGGAGGCCGGCACCGGGCCGTTCTTCCACTGGGTCTTCGGTATCTGGTCGGACAAGTACAAATCCGTCGATGACCTCCCGGACGGAGCCTCGGTGTCGCTGCTGGCCGATCCGGCGAACAACTCCCAGGGCATCTGGTATCTGGCGCAGGCTGGGCTGATCACCATCCGACCCGATGCCGACATCACGGCCCTGACCCAGAAGGACATCATCGCGAACCCGAAGAATTTGAAGTTCACCCTGCTCGACTTCGGTGCCCAACCGCGGGCGTTGGCCGATCTGGATGCCATCGTGGGATACGCGGAATCGTTTCTGGCTGCCGGCGTTTCGGAGGACAAGCTCATCTTCGCCCCGAAATCCCCGGACGAGTTCGCCTCGGTTCTCACCGTGGGCAGCAACTATGTCGACACCGAGAACATCCAGAACCTGATCAAGGCTTTCAAGGATCCGCGGGTGCAGACCTTCATAGCCGATGATCCCGAGGTGAAGAAGCTGGCGTTGCCCGGCGCACCGGGATGA
- a CDS encoding LLM class flavin-dependent oxidoreductase has protein sequence MTARELHFGVNVLSDGMHPAAWRHPSADPNWFTDPAYWIEIARISERGTLDALFLADTPSLSVSGDAPLAAPPLALDPIVLLSTLASVTTHLGLIGTVSTSFEEPFNVARRFATLDHLSRGRAAWNVVTTSDPNTWRNFGRVGQLNTQPDRDERYRRAAELVDVVRTLWDSWDDDAVLGDKRTGAFSRPGSINTIGHRGDYFDVDGPLTLPRSPHGHPVLFQAGGSAGGLDLAARYADGVFAAQASLPDALRNADELRSRTAAYGRPRDAVRIMPGLSFVLGSTEAEAHRRNDELNELAGERRLAHLAWQLGVDAADLDWDEPLPQWLIDGAEATGSSQGARDIVVNLARRERLTVRQLLDRVITWHRLVVGSPERIADAIEEWFVAGAVDGFNLMPDVFPSGLELFVDHVIPILRDRGLFRREYRHATLRGHLGLERVPDARSNRSRRCVPA, from the coding sequence ATGACCGCACGCGAATTGCACTTCGGGGTGAACGTCCTCTCCGACGGGATGCATCCGGCGGCATGGCGGCATCCCTCGGCGGACCCGAACTGGTTCACCGATCCCGCGTACTGGATCGAAATCGCCCGGATCTCCGAGCGTGGCACACTGGATGCGTTGTTCCTGGCCGATACGCCGTCGCTATCGGTCTCGGGCGATGCGCCGCTCGCTGCGCCCCCGCTGGCACTCGACCCCATCGTGTTGTTGTCGACGCTGGCATCGGTGACCACGCACCTGGGGCTGATCGGCACGGTATCGACGTCGTTCGAAGAACCGTTCAACGTCGCGCGTCGGTTCGCGACGCTTGATCACCTCAGCCGGGGTCGGGCGGCGTGGAACGTCGTGACCACCAGCGATCCCAATACATGGCGCAATTTCGGTCGGGTCGGGCAGCTCAACACGCAGCCGGATCGTGATGAACGGTACCGGCGCGCAGCCGAACTCGTCGATGTGGTGCGCACCCTGTGGGACTCCTGGGACGACGATGCCGTGCTGGGGGACAAGCGTACCGGAGCCTTCAGCAGGCCCGGATCGATCAACACGATCGGGCACCGGGGCGACTACTTCGACGTCGACGGGCCGTTGACGCTGCCCAGGTCACCGCACGGACACCCGGTGCTGTTCCAGGCCGGCGGCTCGGCGGGCGGGCTGGACCTCGCGGCCCGGTACGCCGATGGTGTGTTCGCCGCGCAGGCCTCGTTACCGGACGCATTGCGTAACGCCGACGAACTGCGTTCCCGTACCGCCGCATACGGCCGGCCGCGTGACGCCGTCCGGATCATGCCCGGGCTGTCCTTCGTGCTCGGCAGCACCGAGGCTGAAGCCCACCGGCGCAACGATGAACTCAACGAGCTCGCGGGCGAGCGCCGGCTGGCCCATCTGGCCTGGCAGTTGGGCGTGGACGCCGCCGATCTGGACTGGGATGAACCGCTGCCGCAGTGGTTGATCGACGGGGCCGAGGCAACCGGCAGCTCGCAGGGCGCCCGCGACATCGTGGTGAATCTGGCCCGCCGGGAGCGGTTGACGGTCCGCCAACTACTCGACCGGGTGATCACCTGGCATCGATTGGTGGTCGGTTCGCCCGAGCGGATCGCCGATGCCATCGAGGAGTGGTTCGTCGCGGGTGCGGTCGACGGGTTCAATCTGATGCCAGATGTGTTCCCGTCGGGCCTCGAGCTGTTCGTCGACCACGTGATCCCCATTCTGCGCGACCGGGGACTGTTCCGCCGCGAGTACCGGCACGCGACCCTGCGCGGCCATCTGGGGCTGGAACGAGTGCCAGACGCCCGCAGCAATCGCAGCCGTCGTTGCGTGCCGGCGTGA
- a CDS encoding tautomerase family protein, whose protein sequence is MPLWTIHHSPGIFTAEDKGVLAGRITELYEFIGLPRFYVVVVFDETRPEDFYVGGEQSTAGVRVVIEHIARHSADTAGRRRITAKIKEILQPFVDKHDGVHWEFHVDETSEELWMINGLIPPSAGSDVEREWARTNTASVY, encoded by the coding sequence ATGCCGCTCTGGACCATTCACCACTCACCCGGAATCTTCACCGCCGAGGACAAGGGTGTGCTCGCCGGCCGCATCACCGAACTCTACGAATTCATCGGATTACCCCGGTTCTATGTGGTCGTGGTGTTCGACGAAACCCGCCCCGAGGACTTCTACGTCGGCGGTGAACAATCAACCGCGGGTGTCCGCGTGGTCATCGAACACATTGCCCGCCACAGTGCCGACACCGCGGGCCGGCGCCGGATCACCGCCAAGATCAAGGAGATCCTGCAACCGTTCGTGGACAAACACGACGGTGTGCACTGGGAATTCCATGTGGACGAGACCAGCGAGGAGCTGTGGATGATCAACGGACTGATTCCACCATCGGCGGGATCGGACGTCGAACGCGAATGGGCACGCACCAACACCGCCTCGGTGTACTGA
- a CDS encoding SDR family oxidoreductase yields the protein MVAIDGKVVLVTGGRRGLGSALVDELLTRGAAKIYSTAREQYTDPRPGVIGVELEVRDDASVAALETVAADVDIVINNAGILLPGSLLTGDFDDIVTTFDINAFGPLRVVRTLAPALARNGGGAVVNVHSVLSWLAGSGAYGASKAAIWSLTNSLRVELRGQQTQVLGVHVGFIDTEMVADIALPKTSPADVASRVLDALEAGAQEVLVDDVTADVKSKLSGPVEDLAFDLAH from the coding sequence ATGGTGGCGATCGACGGCAAGGTGGTTCTGGTGACCGGGGGCCGGCGCGGTCTCGGTTCGGCGCTGGTGGACGAGTTGCTCACGCGTGGAGCCGCGAAGATCTACTCGACCGCACGCGAGCAGTACACAGACCCGCGCCCGGGTGTCATCGGCGTTGAGCTCGAGGTGCGCGACGACGCCTCGGTCGCCGCGCTGGAAACGGTGGCCGCCGACGTCGACATCGTGATCAACAACGCGGGGATCCTGCTTCCCGGATCGCTGCTGACCGGTGACTTCGACGATATCGTAACAACTTTCGACATCAACGCCTTCGGTCCGCTGCGCGTGGTCCGCACGCTGGCGCCGGCCTTGGCCCGCAACGGGGGCGGTGCGGTGGTCAATGTCCATTCCGTCTTGTCGTGGCTGGCAGGCAGCGGGGCCTACGGCGCCTCCAAGGCCGCCATCTGGTCGCTGACGAACTCGCTGCGCGTGGAACTTCGCGGGCAACAGACCCAGGTACTGGGCGTCCACGTCGGGTTCATCGACACCGAGATGGTTGCCGATATCGCACTGCCCAAGACATCACCCGCCGACGTGGCCAGCCGTGTGCTCGACGCCCTGGAGGCGGGTGCGCAGGAGGTGCTCGTCGACGATGTGACGGCCGACGTCAAGTCGAAGCTCTCGGGTCCGGTGGAGGATCTCGCCTTCGATCTCGCGCACTGA
- a CDS encoding winged helix-turn-helix transcriptional regulator yields the protein MTFEDRLRDRSRWTIGDNCSVVKVLDLLNTKTAFLAIRECFYGTTRFEDFVERIGASAPAVSRALRQLESAGVVSRVPYREPGQRARDEYRLTEAGEDLLPVLLSIVQWGDTHLQENGPPFTFRDEAGRPLAVRVTPADSEPAISADDIEIHYNGGRG from the coding sequence ATGACCTTCGAGGACCGACTCCGCGACCGCAGCCGCTGGACCATCGGTGACAACTGCTCGGTGGTGAAGGTTCTCGACCTGCTCAACACCAAGACGGCGTTTCTGGCGATCCGCGAATGCTTTTACGGCACTACGCGATTCGAGGACTTCGTCGAACGGATCGGCGCGTCGGCCCCCGCCGTCTCCCGGGCGCTGCGGCAGCTCGAGAGCGCCGGCGTGGTCAGTAGGGTGCCGTATCGAGAGCCCGGGCAGCGCGCCCGCGATGAGTACCGCCTCACCGAGGCGGGGGAGGACCTGCTGCCGGTGCTGCTCTCGATCGTCCAATGGGGTGATACCCACCTGCAGGAGAACGGACCGCCGTTCACCTTCCGCGATGAGGCGGGACGCCCGCTCGCGGTACGCGTGACGCCGGCCGACAGCGAACCGGCGATCAGTGCCGATGACATCGAGATCCATTACAACGGCGGCCGCGGTTAG